AAGCCCGCCTGACCGGGCTGCGGGAGCGCTCAGTGCCGTGGCAGACATGAGCGTGAAAACTGCGCTCATCCTCCTCGTTCTGGCTTTGGCCACGATATTCGCGTTGGTCTGCGTGCTGCTGACCAGGGGAAGGGCTCCCAGCAcctgccagccccagcacccgGAGCAGGAGGACACCGATGATGGGCAGAGCCTGGTTTTTGCTGATCTGACCCCAGAAGAAATGGTCCAAGTGGTGCGGTACCTGCAGGAAAACCTCGGGGTGCCGCTGGTTGATGCCTCGCGTGCTTTTCCCTCCGACAACTGCATCTTCTCAGTGGACGTGCAGGTCCCCGCCAAGGCggaggtgctgcagttcctggaTGGCGGGGGGGCTCGCCCTGCGCGGGAGGCGCTGGCTGTCCTGTACTTTGGCAACCAGCCGGACCCCAACATCACGGAGTACGTGGTGGGGCCGCTGCCAACACCGGCGTACCACCGGGACGTCACTGTGCAGAAGTATGGGGGGAAGGTGCCGTACCACCGCCGACCTGTTACCGCCAAGGAGTACGCGGACATCGACCTCCTCATCCAGCGGGAGCTGCGCCAGGCACCGCGCTTCCTGGCTGCCTGCTGTGACTCTGACGGCACCGACCTGGCCATGCTCACCACTGCCCCCCGGGGCTTCCAGTCCGGGGACCGCGCCACCTGGTTTGTCATCTTCCGTGCTGTGGCCGGCACTGGCTTCTTCCTCTCGCCggtggggctggaggtgctggtggacCATGGGCACCTCGACATCTCCCGCTGGCACCTGCTCCAGGTCTTCTACAACGGCCAGTACTTCACCAGCACaaggaccctggaggccaagttcGCAGCTGGCTTGCTAACAGTGGTCAGAGTCGAGAAGCCCTCGGCGGAGACAGTGCTGGGCTCCATgcggccccggcagccgcccggGCCCCCAGGGCCGCTGCCCTACGAGCCGCAAGGTCCCCGCTACAGTGTCCGCCACAACCGCGTCACCTTCCAGGGCTGGAGCATCGCCTTCGGCATGAACCCCAACTCCGGCCCCCGCCTCTTTGACGTGCGCTACCACGGCGAGCGGCTCATCTAcgagctgagcctgcaggaggcCTTGGCCCTCTACGGCTCCAACTGCCCTGGCGGCATGTCGACCCGCTACCTTGACGGGAGCTTCGGCATCGGCCGCTTTGCCTACGAGCTCGTCCGGGGCGTCGACTGCCCCTACCTGGCCACCTACGTGGACCGGCACTACCTGGTCGAGTCGGAGACCCCCCGGACCAACCAGAACTCACTCTGCATCTTTGAGCACGACGCGGCGCTGCCGCTGCGGCGCCACTTCTCCGACATCCACTCCGCCTACTACGGCGGGCTGCGCAAGACCACCCTGGTCATCCGCGCCGTCTCCACCCTCCTCAACTACGACTACGTCTGGGACTTCTTGTTCTACGCCAGTGGGGCCGTGGAGGTGCGAGTGCACGCCACCGGCTACATTAGCTCCTCCTTCCTGCACGGCCAAGGCACCGACTACGGCAACAGGGTCGGGCCGCAcacgctgggcaccctgcacCTCCACCACATGCACTACAAGGTGGACCTGGACGTCGGCGGTAGGCGCCTCCCCGCGCGGCTGGGCTGGGCATCGGCAGGGGCAGCTCCCCGGGGCGCGCAGCTCGAGCGCTCTCTCCCTTCCGCTTCGCAGGGCGGCTGAACTGGCTGGAGTCCCAGGACATGGGCTACGAGTCAGTGCGCGATCCCTGGAGCATGGCGAACACCATCGAGCGGCCGTTCCTCCGCAAGGAGCGCCTGGAGCGGGAGAACGACGCGGCGTTCCCCCTCGGCGGGCCGATGCCCCGCTACCTCACCTTCACCAGCTCCCAGCGCAACCAGTGGGGACACCCGCGCAGCTACCGCCTCCAGATCGTCAGCTTCgccggggagcacctgccggcCAGCAGCCGCATGGAGCGGGCCATCAGCTGGGGCAGGTGGGGgctgcgccgggagcccgggACCGctctgaggggagggaaggggaaatctCCCGGGAAAACCAGCCCAACCCTCCGCGCGGCTGGGAAGGGCGTGGGAGCCGCCGTGCCACTCGCCTGGAGCAGGTTGCAAACGGCCCCGGGAGCTGCCGGCTGCTTTGCACCGCTGCCCCTCGGCTGGGGGCAACTGACGGGGCTCCGGACCggcttttgggggtgttgggcaGGAACGTGCGTGTTTTCGGTCTCAGAAAATCCCTAGAAGAGTCTATCAATGACCGTAGTAGTGCTTCTCAGGATCCTGCCCCAGGTAGGTGCAGCCCAGGGTGAGCTCATGGGTGTCCCTGTGtggcggccgggcggcagccggcTCCCGTGGGAAGCTTTGGCATCTCCGGGTCTCGACAAGCTCCCGCCGGGACTGGGCGTCTCTTGGAAAACGCTCCAGGCTCGTCACCAGGGCGAAGTTTAGCAGCTCGTGTCCCAGGGGAGGTCAGACgagctggaagtggtggtggcagggaggggaggcaccGCGCCGGTGGGGCCACCCGTGCCCATggccctgcccccggcccccaggtACCAGCTGGCCGTCACCCAGCGCAAGGAGGAGGAGCCGGCCAGCTCCAGCGTCTACAACCAGAACGACCCCTGGACGCCCACCGTCGCCTTCGCCGACTTCATCGACAACGAGACCATCGCTGGCCAGGTGAGCGAATGGGGACGGGGTGCGGAGCCAGCCAGCCATCCCACGTCCCCCCGCCCTGACCTCCCGCCCCGCTGTCCCCTCTCCCGCCCAGGACCTGGTGGCCTGGATTTCCGTGGGCTTCCTGCACGTCCCGCACGCCGAGGACGTCCCCAACACGGTGACGGTGGGCAACGGCGTCGGCTTCCTCCTGCGGCCCTACAACTACTTTGACGAGGACCCCTCGGCCGCCTCCCCCGACAGCACCTACCTGGGGGGCGAGCGGGACGCGGCGGGCTGCGGCACCGACCCCCTGAGCTGCCTGCCCGAGGCGGCTGCCTgtgccccccacctgccccccttCCGCTACGGCGGCTTCCTCAACCTCAGCCTGCCATCGCGGCCCTgaccccgccggccgcccgctctCCTTCGGCATGGCCGCCCCCCAGGAGGACCCAGGCCCGCTGCGGCGCGGCCCCCTCCCAATAAAGAGGCACCCGCCTCCGTTTCCCCACCGCCCTCTCGCGTGGCTCGTCAGTGCCGCcaccgccgagcccggcccggctctgtcCTCGCCCCGGGGAAGCTGCGGCCAgtgccggccccagctctccggCCGGAGGAGGGGGGCACGAAGGGCGTTAGCGCGTAACGGCTGttcccggcgccggccgcgggcagCGAGGGAGGGAAGCGCCCGGGGGGACGGACGGTGCCGGGCAGCCCCTGCTCGGCCCACTCCAGCTCcagcccggccggcagcccccgTTTCGCTGCGGCGACCCTTTCCAGCCCCAGTGGCTTTTGTCCCCGTTTCCTGCAGTGAAATCTTTCAGGGAGAATTTAttactgtttcaaaaaaaaaacaaaaaaaaattttggtgtgggagccaagtttgttGAATTCCCCAACGCTGGCCGAAGCCGGCTGTGGATGAGGACGTCGACAGGAGCTGCTGGGGAGTCTGGTTTTGCAGGAAAAATCCCGATTCCCTGCAAATTTCTCATGAGTttggagtggggctgggggcctgggTCCTGCCCGGGTGCGCTGAGCTGGGGCCGGTCCGGGTGAAGAGCCACTGCCGGAGGCctggccgcagccccggcggcacGGGGCAGGGAGCCGCCCGGAGAGGAGCCGAGCAGCGCGCTTCAGCTTGTCCCTGGCCCGTGCCCCTTCTCCCCGGTGAAGACTCGTGGCGGCGGGGTTTTGGGCGGAAGCCGGCCGGAGGATGCGGGCAGGGCCGGCGCTGGACCCGGCCTCCGCCTGCTCCCATGTGCAGCGGTCCAAGGATCCCGACCTGAACTTTCTCGCCGCGTGAGATAAGCGGTGCATTTTCCCTGGCTGCTAATCATTAACGCTCGGCTTGCGCCCGCTCCCACGCGGACGGCAGCGCCTTCGCCCGTGTTTCCCGCGTGGCGGCTCTGTCCCGGCCCCTCGTCCGCAGCCTCCGGGAAGTCGCTCCCGGACGTCATCCGGGGCTGCCGGCACTGGCGGGATGCTGCAGCGCGTCTGCGCCTCGCTGCTGCCAGCGGAGGGGATGGTTCGTGCTGGGGGATTTCGCTGAGCAGCAGCGGTGCTTTCAGTGCGCTCAGAGGCCTCATTTGCAAAGGTCCTTTAACCCCGCATCAGggatcagaaaaagaaagctggcaGCCGTGCTGTCTGGTGGCTGGGAGCTCCTGGAGCGCCTTGGAAAGtttcccaggaggcagagtcCTGGCTAAATCTGCCTGGCAAGAGCTAGAGCAGCAAgaagctgcttttgcagcaggtgatggcgtcagctgaagccaggGTGATGGGCACAGCC
The sequence above is a segment of the Struthio camelus isolate bStrCam1 chromosome 25, bStrCam1.hap1, whole genome shotgun sequence genome. Coding sequences within it:
- the LOC104153613 gene encoding amine oxidase [copper-containing] 3, with protein sequence MNPRLPYILLVGAAVIIFILSCMLLSRGKRSASCESHPRNVEKTGSRSQSLVFADLTPEEMVQVVRYLQENLGVPLVDASRAFPSDNCIFSVDVQVPAKAEVLQFLDGGGARPAREALAVLYFGNQPDPNITEYVVGPLPTPAYHRDVTVQKYGGRVPYHRRLMLGSEYEQNVSGFFLHPVGLEVLVDHSSLDISQWVVSRVFYNGQYYRDMVQLESAYVQGRISVEKVKKAPRDGDFSSMKPRAPPAAMFPLQYEPQGPRYSVRNNHVVFQAWSFAFGMSVNTGMRLFDVRYQGERVVYEISVQEALSVYGSNCPGGMSTRYMDGSFGIGRFTSPLVRGVDCPYSATYMDVYYLAQSQVSRTTKNALCVFEHNLGSPLRRHYSNLQSFYYGGLVNSALIVRSIATLGNYDYVWDFIFYQNGAIEAKVQATGYVSSSFLHGDGLRYGNRVWEHTLGTIHTHSINYKVDLDVGGVKNSLMAHDMAFEMARAPWSPEQQIERPRLTKKVLDTEDQAAFRHQSKMPRYIYFAANSKNKWGHQRGYRIQIVSFAGEHVPEASSMERAISWARYKLAVTRRKEDEPTSTSIYNQNDPWMPTVAFADFINNETITNEDLVAWITTGFLHIPHSEDIPNTVTVGNSIGFLLRPYNYYDQDPSIYSHDGVFFTGHSTRVLQLGSPPDRAAGALSAVADMSVKTALILLVLALATIFALVCVLLTRGRAPSTCQPQHPEQEDTDDGQSLVFADLTPEEMVQVVRYLQENLGVPLVDASRAFPSDNCIFSVDVQVPAKAEVLQFLDGGGARPAREALAVLYFGNQPDPNITEYVVGPLPTPAYHRDVTVQKYGGKVPYHRRPVTAKEYADIDLLIQRELRQAPRFLAACCDSDGTDLAMLTTAPRGFQSGDRATWFVIFRAVAGTGFFLSPVGLEVLVDHGHLDISRWHLLQVFYNGQYFTSTRTLEAKFAAGLLTVVRVEKPSAETVLGSMRPRQPPGPPGPLPYEPQGPRYSVRHNRVTFQGWSIAFGMNPNSGPRLFDVRYHGERLIYELSLQEALALYGSNCPGGMSTRYLDGSFGIGRFAYELVRGVDCPYLATYVDRHYLVESETPRTNQNSLCIFEHDAALPLRRHFSDIHSAYYGGLRKTTLVIRAVSTLLNYDYVWDFLFYASGAVEVRVHATGYISSSFLHGQGTDYGNRVGPHTLGTLHLHHMHYKVDLDVGGRLNWLESQDMGYESVRDPWSMANTIERPFLRKERLERENDAAFPLGGPMPRYLTFTSSQRNQWGHPRSYRLQIVSFAGEHLPASSRMERAISWGRYQLAVTQRKEEEPASSSVYNQNDPWTPTVAFADFIDNETIAGQDLVAWISVGFLHVPHAEDVPNTVTVGNGVGFLLRPYNYFDEDPSAASPDSTYLGGERDAAGCGTDPLSCLPEAAACAPHLPPFRYGGFLNLSLPSRP